Proteins from a genomic interval of Peromyscus leucopus breed LL Stock chromosome 12, UCI_PerLeu_2.1, whole genome shotgun sequence:
- the Gp5 gene encoding platelet glycoprotein V, whose protein sequence is MLRSALMCAVLALVLTEPFPCPETCVCVVRDAAQCSRSSVARIAELGLPTNLTHILLFRMDRGVLGNHSFSGMTVLQRLMLSDSHISAIDPGTFNDLINLKTLRLTRNKISHLPSPLLDKMVLLEQLFLNHNALRDLDQNLFQKLRNLQELCLNQNQLAFLPANLFSSLGKLKVLDLSGNNLTHLPTGLLAAQVKLEQLLLYSNQLVSVDSGLLGNLGALTELRLDRNHLRSVAPGAFDSLGNLSSLTLSRNRLASLPPALFLRASSVTRLTLFENPLEELPEVLFGEMAGLRELWLNGTRLRTLPAACFRNLSGLQTLGVTGNPRLSALPRGAFQGLRELRVLALHANALAELPEEALRGLGRLRQVSLRHNRLRALPRALFLNLSSLETVQLEHNQLETLPGDVFATLPQLTHVLLGHNPWLCDCGLWPFLEWLRHHQDLLSHGEPPLCRGPEPRAGLSFWDLLQGDPWCPHPRGLPLNPPSESALQVPVPSQLPNSSQSRAWVQLVARAEGPDHRLYWGLYILLLVAQAVIAGIIVFAMIKIGRLFRTLIREKLLLKAMEKSCD, encoded by the coding sequence ATGCTGAGGAGCGCCCTCATGTGCGCTGTGCTCGCCCTGGTGCTCACTGAGCCCTTCCCCTGCCCTGAAACCTGCGTGTGTGTGGTCCGCGATGCGGCCCAGTGCTCGCGCAGCAGCGTGGCTCGCATCGCCGAGCTGGGTCTGCCCACGAACCTCACGCACATCCTGCTCTTCCGAATGGACCGGGGCGTGTTGGGGAACCACAGCTTCAGTGGCATGACAGTCCTGCAGCGCCTGATGCTCTCAGATAGCCACATTTCCGCCATCGACCCCGGCACCTTCAATGACCTGATAAACCTAAAAACCCTCAGGTTGACGCGCAACAAAATCTCTCATCTTCCAAGCCCGCTCCTGGATAAGATGGTGCTCTTGGAACAGTTGTTCTTGAACCACAATGCACTAAGGGACCTGGACCAAAACCTGTTTCAGAAACTGCGTAACCTGCAGGAGCTCTGTTTGAACCAAAATCAGCTCGCTTTCCTTCCTGCCAACCTTTTCAGCAGCCTGGGGAAGCTGAAGGTGTTGGATTTATCGGGAAACAACCTGACCCACCTGCCCACGGGATTGCTTGCGGCGCAGGTTAAGCTTGAGCAACTGCTCCTCTATTCAAACCAGCTGGTATCTGTGGATTCGGGGCTTCTGGGCAACCTCGGCGCCCTGACGGAGCTGCGGCTGGACCGGAATCACCTCCGCTCCGTCGCACCCGGTGCCTTCGACAGCCTCGGCAACCTGAGCTCCTTGACTCTGTCCAGAAACCGCCTGGCGTCTCTGCCGCCCGCGCTCTTCCTCCGTGCGAGCAGCGTGACTCGGCTGACCCTGTTCGAGAACCCTCTGGAGGAGCTCCCGGAGGTGCTGTTCGGGGAGATGGCCGGCCTGCGGGAGCTGTGGCTGAACGGCACCCGGCTGCGCACGCTGCCCGCCGCCTGCTTCCGCAACCTGAGCGGCCTGCAGACGCTGGGCGTGACCGGGAACCCGCGCCTGAGCGCGCTCCCGCGCGGCGCGTTCCAGGGCCTGCGGGAGCTGCGCGTGCTCGCGCTGCACGCCAACGCCCTGGCCGAGCTCCCGGAGGAGGCGCTGCGCGGCCTCGGGCGCCTGCGCCAGGTGTCGCTGCGCCACAACCGGCTGCGGGCCCTGCCCCGCGCGCTCTTCCTCAACCTCAGCAGCCTCGAGACCGTGCAGCTGGAGCACAACCAGCTGGAGACGCTCCCCGGAGACGTGTTCGCGACCCTGCCCCAGCTGACTCACGTCCTGCTGGGCCACAACCCCTGGCTCTGCGACTGTGGCCTGTGGCCCTTCCTCGAGTGGCTGCGCCATCATCAGGACCTCCTGAGCCACGGCGAGCCCCCGCTGTGCCGTGGCCCGGAGCCACGCGCGGGCCTGTCGTTCTGGGACCTGCTGCAGGGTGACCCGTGGTGCCCGCACCCTCGAGGCCTGCCTCTCAACCCTCCATCCGAGAGCGCTCTGCAAGTCCCGGTCCCATCCCAGCTGCCTAACAGCTCGCAGTCCCGCGCGTGGGTCCAGCTGGTGGCCAGGGCTGAAGGTCCCGATCATCGCCTCTACTGGGGTCTTTATATTCTGCTTTTAGTAGCTCAGGCCGTCATAGCCGGGATCATCGTGTTTGCCATGATTAAAATCGGCCGGCTGTTTCGAACACTAATCAGAGAGAAGCTCTTGTTGAAGGCGATGGAAAAATCGTGTGACTAA